In Zingiber officinale cultivar Zhangliang chromosome 1A, Zo_v1.1, whole genome shotgun sequence, the DNA window AAAtactagtttattagagtttatgacCAACATCAACTGataattgaaaaatataaattattaacataaataaataaatgcccaTATGTTCAAATAATGATTTTAAGATTTTGACATTGATATAACACTATGTCTTCTAACATTATGTATTTATCAATATGTTGCAAGGTTCTAATTTTTATATTATAGTATCATAATGATATTGATTTTTCAAATATCAAACAACGTTAAtctaacttctctattttttaaACATTGAACCCTCATATTCAGAATAGTCTAAACTTGCTTTTCTCGTACCGAGAACTGTCACGTACATCCAAACCAATGAAAGCTTTTTTTTTAATAGTTCTTTTTTAAAATGTGGCTTTGATAGAAAACCGGGAACCGAGTGAGACAACACAAAGGGGTAAAAGTGGAATAAAGAGCGACTTTTGGCCAATCCCAACATTGTGTGCGCCTTTTGGAAAATCTAAAGTAGTGAAAAcgccttttgaaaaattatcgtCAGTGCAGAGTAGGGCAAGAGGAGATTAAATTTTGGAAACTATTTTTtagcagaagaagaagaattaaacaAGTTTAAATGGAAATTACCTAGTTAAAAGGATGACGAATttgaatttgtaaattaaaagattaTAAACATTAATGTATTATATCGTAAAACGCAATCCAAGATTAACTAGGAATACAATCGTCCGTTGGAATTCAATTCAGATCTTTGATTAGATTGAACTTTTGATTAGATATCTTAAACCTTTTATGTAATGAAATCctctaatctaatctaatctcgattaaattaaattagaatatTCATTACTAATTTTGGAAGCCCTTAATTAGTAGTATCATGGCCAACATCTGTATATATATGTTCAAGTCAGTTTACTTAATCTATCGCGTCAAAATTTGCAGTAGTGTTGAAGAGATGAGCGGAGCAATGAAGAAGACGGGCAACGGGAGGCGGAAGATCGAGATCAAGAGgattgagaaggaagaagagcggCAGGTGTGCTTCTCTAAACGCCGTGCCAGCCTCTTCAACAAGGCCAACGAGCTCTCCCACCTCTGCGGCGCCCAACTCGCCGTCGTCGTCTTCTCCCCTGGCGGCAAGCCCTTCTCCTACGGCCACCCCTCCTACGACTCCATCCTCGACCGCTTCTCTTGCCGGCCTTCTCCTCCTCCTAGCTGCCTTCTGCCACCGCACCCGTTCGGCAAGCCCGTGATTCACGCGCTCTGCCGCCAGGAGTCGGAGCTCAGGGAGCAACTCGAGGCGgaaaggaggaggaa includes these proteins:
- the LOC122001388 gene encoding agamous-like MADS-box protein AGL29 produces the protein MSGAMKKTGNGRRKIEIKRIEKEEERQVCFSKRRASLFNKANELSHLCGAQLAVVVFSPGGKPFSYGHPSYDSILDRFSCRPSPPPSCLLPPHPFGKPVIHALCRQESELREQLEAERRRKEALKEVLRRPWGPVADLLNEDLEELGLPELDKLQTALVQIRAEAVSRAEQLAMETLQATSTSVFPRISSNAGALVAASPAAGSAGAPMEFAYMPPYVNRLV